Below is a genomic region from Rhodohalobacter sp. 614A.
TGGTGCGGACCCTGTTTGCAGGTTTTTCCCGCGATGCAGGATCTTCGCAGTGAACATCCGGATAAGTTTGAAGTTTTGGCCGTAACTGTAGGACTCAACGAAGGCCCCGAAGAGGCAAAACAATTTGTTGAGCGGAATGATTATGATTTTGAATTTTTGTATGATGAGAATGATATTTTTGACAGGTTGGGAGGTCAGGGCATTCCTTTCAAAGTATTTATAGATCCGGATGGAAATCTCATTACCATTGAAATGGGATCCTACGGAAGAGAAGCCGATTACGAAAAAACGAAAGAGTTATTGGCTCAATATTTCGAAATCGAAGAGTAATCAATCGATTTTTGGGTTGAACCTTATGTTTAATCCGTTTGTTAATTGAAAAGCAAATTTAAAAACAACACTATTTTTTAATGGAACAACAAGTAGAAAAATTACCCTACAAAGTTAAAGATATTGGTCTTGCCAAATTTGGCCGGCAGGAAATTTCACTTGCCGAAGCAGAAATGCCCGGATTGATGGCAACCCGCGAAGAATTTGGTAAATCAAAACCCCTGAAAGGCGCACGTATTGCCGGTTGCCTTCACATGACTATTCAGACGGCTGTTTTAATCGAAACACTGGTTGAACTCGGTGCGGAAGTCCAGTGGTCATCATGCAACATTTATTCCACTCAGGATCACGCCGCTGCAGCGATTGCAAAAGCCGGCGTACCTGTTTATGCATGGAAGGGAATGACCGAAGAAGAATATGAGTGGTGTATTGAACAGACACTTTTCTTCCCGGACGGAAAACCTTTAAATATGATTTTGGATGACGGCGGTGATCTCACCAATGTGGTGCTGGATAACTATCCTGAATTGGCCGAAGGAATTCGCGGTATTTCTGAAGAGACAACTACCGGCGTGCTTCGGCTCTACGATCGCGTGAAAAAAGGAACGCTTACCATTCCGGCGATCAATGTGAATGATTCTGTAACCAAGTCTAAATTTGATAACAAATATGGTTGCCGTGAATCCTGTGCCGATGCTATTCGTCGTGCTACAGATGTAATGATGGCCGGAAAAGTTGCCGTTGTAGCCGGTTACGGTGATGTTGGAAAAGGTTCTGCCGCTTCATTGAGAGGAGCCGGTGCCCGCGTAATCGTAACTGAGATTGACCCGATTTGTGCGCTTCAGGCTGCAATGGATGGATACGAAGTAAAACGAATGGCCGATGCCGCAAAAGAGGGCGATATTTTTGTAACCGCCACCGGTAACAAAGACATCCTGACTGAAGAGCATTTCAAACTGATGAAAGACAAAGCGATTGTTGGGAATATTGGTCACTTTGATAATGAGATTGATGTAAAATGGCTGAAAGACAATGCTGAAGAAGAGAATATCAAACCCCAGGTAGACCTGTTTCGGTTTGAAGACGGTAAAGAACTGATTCTTCTTTCGCAAGGACGACTCATGAATCTTGGAAATGCAACAGGCCATCCAAGCTTTGTAATGAGTAACAGTTTCACCAATCAAACTCTTGCACAGATTGCTCTTTGGAATGAGGAGTTTGAAGTGGACGTACATGTTCTTCCTAAACATCTCGATGAGAAAGTTGCACGTCTTCACCTTCAAAAAATCGGTGTGGAGTTAGAAGAACTTTCAAAAGAACAATCTGATTACATCGGGGTTCCAAAACAAGGGCCTTATAAACCAGATCATTACAGATACTAATCTGTTTGCAGATAAGAAATCTATAAGTAAAGAAAAGCCCGTCCTGAATTTCAAGACGGGCTTTTTAGTTTTTGAGACACTGTCTTTTCACATCAGTATATAATTTATCTCAAGACTTCTTTTGATTACGGCTTAAAACGCTTTGCCGATAAGAAAATACAATGTCTTTTTGTGGCTCTTATTATTCACCTCGGGTAAACTGAACATTCAGATCCAGTTTTACTTCATCAGAAACCACGAGATTTCCGGCCTCCGTTACGCCATTCCATTTTAAGCCAAACTCTTTTCGATTAATTTTTCCGGTTACTTCAAATCCAGCTTTTACATTTCCGTAGGGATCTGTTACGGTTCCGCCATAAACGGCATCCAATTCAACGGGTTTTGTGTTTCCGCGAATCGTCAGATTTCCAATAAGTTTGTATTCACCTTCACCAATGTGCTTGAAAGAAGTGGATTCAAATGTAAGTTTTGGATGCTCTTCTGCATTGAAGAAGTCATCAGATTTCAGGTGTGCGTCACGGTCTGAGCTATTGGTATCAATACTGTTTACATCCGCTTCGAAGGTTATCTTCGCATCTTCAAAATTTTCGTTGTCTGTTTCAACAGATGCAACAAAAGTTTTGAATTTCCCAGTCACAGTAGAAATCACAAGGTGTTTTACTTTAAAGTTGATTTCGGAGTGAGCCGTATCAATTGTCCATTTAGTTAAAGTGTCAGCTGCCATAATTCAAATAGTTAGATTAATATCAATTAGTTTAATATTAAACTAATTTAGTATAACATTGATTCCTGAACAAATAGAACTTATTGATGATGTTTATAGATAAGTTTCGTTTTTTTTAAAAGGAGATAGGATAGAAAAAACGTAAGGGGATTATGAATTCCCCCTACGTTTCTTAAATGCATTTTATAGTTCTTTAATAGAGATATTTTTGAACTGCACCAAAGACGGCGGACTGTTCCATTCGCCATTGGCATCTTTACTGCCGTGGTGTTGCAGCGCAATTTTCCCGGATTCGGGAACTCCAGGGAGATGAGCCTTATCCAAAACGACGTGGCCATTTAATTCAACGGTCAGGTATTCGTCTTCAACCGTAATCACAAAACTATTCCATTCGCCAATATTATGATCAGCATTCATAGTGGGGGTCACGCCCGCACGAACTTCCTGCGATAGGGAGGAATCGGTTCGGTAGCCATACACTTCGCCGGAGCCAATGGGCCAGTTCCAGATATTAATTTGAGCTTTTGATGTTCCCCGAACATAAATTCCTGAGTCGGAATCAGGTACAGCCATGCGGATTGTTTCGCCATTTTGGTCGAGTTTGTGAGATCCATCCGGCATAATAATCGGCACATTGGGATTAATGTAAGGTGTTTCTTTGATCCGCCAGTCAACTTTAAGCACAAAATCCTGGTACTCTTTTTCCGACCAAAGTGCTTTATCATCTTCAGCTTCACTCATGGCATCGTAATCTATCACCCCGTCAACAACCTTCCAGTGGCCACCGTCACCTTCAGGAACAATCCATCCGGACAGATCATCTCCATTGAAGAGAGAGGTCCATTCGTTTTGCGAAGGCTGAGTTTCAATGGAAGAAGTTGAAGTGAGAGCAAAAACGAAAATGAGAAGACCGGCAGTGAAAAAAGATATAATAATGTTGGTTAGGTTAGGCAGAGATTTCATCAAGACGTGTTTAGGTTATTGGAATATTTAAAAAGTCCTTACTCTGAAAGTAACAGTTAGAAATAAGAATTCAGACATTGAAAAACAATAAAATTTAAAGTGATAAATAACAGCACTTGAATGTGAAACTATCGATCCTGAAAGCACGTCCTTCAAAAGGATGCTATGTCATTTTTAATGATTTAGTTACTTTATCGGATAAAGGGATTTACTGTTCGTTAACTGAAATATCAAAGAATACCAGTCTTATGAAAAAAAGTTTATTCACGTTTTTTGCATTTCTTCTGCTATCACCCGCTGCTTTTGGACAAATCAGCGCAAAATTAATGCAGTATATGGATGTCTCGGAGACCGACATTGTTTTTGTTTATGGAGGAGATATTTGGTTGGCGCCGAAGGATGGGGGAACGGCGGTTCAGGTTACGAGATCTCAGGGTGAGGAGTCATGGCCAAAATTTTCACCCGATGGAAATGAAATTGCTTACACGGCGAGCTATAATGGAAATGAAGATATTTATGTAATTCCGGTTCAGGGAGGAGTTCCAAAAAGGGTAACTTACCA
It encodes:
- a CDS encoding YceI family protein gives rise to the protein MAADTLTKWTIDTAHSEINFKVKHLVISTVTGKFKTFVASVETDNENFEDAKITFEADVNSIDTNSSDRDAHLKSDDFFNAEEHPKLTFESTSFKHIGEGEYKLIGNLTIRGNTKPVELDAVYGGTVTDPYGNVKAGFEVTGKINRKEFGLKWNGVTEAGNLVVSDEVKLDLNVQFTRGE
- a CDS encoding 3-keto-disaccharide hydrolase, with protein sequence MKSLPNLTNIIISFFTAGLLIFVFALTSTSSIETQPSQNEWTSLFNGDDLSGWIVPEGDGGHWKVVDGVIDYDAMSEAEDDKALWSEKEYQDFVLKVDWRIKETPYINPNVPIIMPDGSHKLDQNGETIRMAVPDSDSGIYVRGTSKAQINIWNWPIGSGEVYGYRTDSSLSQEVRAGVTPTMNADHNIGEWNSFVITVEDEYLTVELNGHVVLDKAHLPGVPESGKIALQHHGSKDANGEWNSPPSLVQFKNISIKEL
- a CDS encoding TlpA family protein disulfide reductase, encoding MKKVNLLLIFLFSLILAGCGGESDSQQQAQNQENDSEESIVENAVFTDLDGNEVSVGEYEGKLVLIDFWETWCGPCLQVFPAMQDLRSEHPDKFEVLAVTVGLNEGPEEAKQFVERNDYDFEFLYDENDIFDRLGGQGIPFKVFIDPDGNLITIEMGSYGREADYEKTKELLAQYFEIEE
- the ahcY gene encoding adenosylhomocysteinase; protein product: MEQQVEKLPYKVKDIGLAKFGRQEISLAEAEMPGLMATREEFGKSKPLKGARIAGCLHMTIQTAVLIETLVELGAEVQWSSCNIYSTQDHAAAAIAKAGVPVYAWKGMTEEEYEWCIEQTLFFPDGKPLNMILDDGGDLTNVVLDNYPELAEGIRGISEETTTGVLRLYDRVKKGTLTIPAINVNDSVTKSKFDNKYGCRESCADAIRRATDVMMAGKVAVVAGYGDVGKGSAASLRGAGARVIVTEIDPICALQAAMDGYEVKRMADAAKEGDIFVTATGNKDILTEEHFKLMKDKAIVGNIGHFDNEIDVKWLKDNAEEENIKPQVDLFRFEDGKELILLSQGRLMNLGNATGHPSFVMSNSFTNQTLAQIALWNEEFEVDVHVLPKHLDEKVARLHLQKIGVELEELSKEQSDYIGVPKQGPYKPDHYRY